Below is a window of Agrobacterium vitis DNA.
AGCTTTGGGCCAGATGGCGCGCTGACCTTTGAGCTTCCAGCGCATAACGGCGGTAAAGCCGAAGGGTACGATACCGCCAGGATTGAAAAAACGGGTTCCATCGAAATGGTCGGAAACGGGACCGCGATAATAGGGATTTTTTGTCATGACATCTTCAATTGTTAAATCGATGACTTCCCAGAAAGTCACGATCACCTAGATATGGATTACAACCGTTTTTTGGCAAATAGGACATATGGATGTATTTGATAAAAATAGCGGTACTGATTACGTCCTGGGCTTTTGTTTTTGCCCTGCCGACATGGGCGCAAAATATCCCTGCCCCTATTCACGGCGTGACCTTTGAAGAATGGGCGGCAGCCAACGCCCGTATCGCCAACAATATGGACAAAAGCGAGATTGAGAAAATACTGGGCGTGACCGATGCCCAATTTCAGGAAATCGATGCCGGTTTTACCAAGGCATGGAAAGAATCGCCCGACCCGCAACGCGAATTCTCCCGTCTCTATGGCGAGGCCTTTGCCAATCCCAATAGCGGTCGCTTTGCCAAAGCCCCGATGCAGGTGGCACAGAAAGGCAAGCTTGCGACCTTTGAAGACTATGCGAGAGTTCAAGGTCATCTGCAAGCGGCTGTCAAGTTCGGCATCGACCCACAGAAGGTTCTCGAGGAACACGATCTTACCGTCTACGAATTCTCGCAGGAGGCCGGACAATGGGTTCAGAAACTCGCAAACCAGGCAAATGCAGGCGGAGATGGCCAGTCGATCATGCAATGGCATGACAGGCTGGCCTTCTATGAGGCCGAGTACAGCGAGCGTTATGCAAAACAGTAAGGCACCAAGGCCTTCCCCCGCACTGCTCAAGGCAAAGCATTCTTGACTCCTGCGGCATTTTGCTGTTTACCCCTCCCAAATCTGCGACGAGACATGACTCTGAGCCGCCGACCGGGACCCGTAAAGGTATAAAGAGTTCCCGGAGGTCAACACCCGACAGCGCGATGCGCCCTCGGGTGATTTTTGGCTTTGCGTCTTGTTTTCGGCACAAGAAAACCCGAGGTTTGGGGCAACCCAACCCATGAGGATGATGCGATGTTTGAGAACCTGCAGGACCGCCTTGGCTCCATCTTGAATGGACTGACCGGCCGTGGCGCGTTGTCGGAAGCTGATGTTTCCGCCGCCCTGCGGGAGGTTCGCCGCGCCCTGCTGGAAGCCGACGTCGCCCTGGAAGTGGTGCGCAGCTTCACCGACAAGGTGCGGGAAAAGGCGGTTGGCGCCGCCGTTTTGAAAGCCATCAAGCCCGGCCAGATGGTCGTCAAGATCGTCCATGACGAATTGGTCGACATGCTGGGCGCCGAGGGCGTGTCCATCGACCTGCACGCACCGGCCCCTGTCGTGATCATGATGGTCGGCCTTCAGGGCTCGGGTAAAACCACGACGACTGGCAAAATCGCCAAGCGGTTGACCGACCGCGACCGCAAGAAGGTCCTGATGGCCTCGCTGGACACCCGCCGTCCCGCCGCCCAGGAGCAATTGCGGCAATTGGGCGTGCAGACCGGCGTCGATACGCTGCCGATCATTGCCGGCCAGTCACCGACCGATATTGCCAGCCGCGCCGTGCAGGCCGCCAAGCTCGGCGGCCATGACGTGGTCATTCTCGACACCGCAGGCCGCACACACATCGATGAGCCCTTGATGGTCGAAATGGCCGACATCAAGAAAAATGCCAGGCCGCACGAAATTTTGCTGGTCGCCGATGCACTGACTGGTCAGGACGCCGTCAATCTCGCCCGCAATTTCGATGAGCGAGTCGGCATTACCGGCCTGGTGCTGACCCGTATGGACGGCGATGGCCGTGGGGGTGCTGCCCTGTCCATGCGTGCCGTCACCGGCAAGCCGATCAAGCTGATCGGCGTCGGCGAAAAGATGACGGAGCTGGATGAATTCCATCCGCGCCGGATCGCCGACCGTATTCTCGGCATGGGCGATATCGTTTCGCTGGTCGAAAAGGCCGCCGAAAATATCGACGCCGAAAAGGCAGCCGCCATGGCCGCCAAGATGGCCAAGGGCAAGTTCGACCTCGACGACCTCGCCGATCAGCTGCGCCAGATGCAGAAAATGGGCGGCATGGGCGGCATTATGGGCCTGATGCCCGGCATGGCCGGAATGAAGGACAAGATGGCCGCGTCAGGCATGGACGACAAGATGTTCGGCCGCCAGATCGCCATCATCTCCTCGATGACCAAGGCCGAACGCACCAATCCCGATATCCTCAAGCATTCCCGCAAGAAGCGCATTGCCAAGGGCTCAGGCACCGATGCGTCCGAGATCAACAAGCTTTTGAAAATGCACCGCCAGATGGCCGACATGATGAAAATGATGGGCGGCAAGAAGGGCGGCGGCATGATGAAGCAGCTGATGGGCGGCCTGGCCGGAAAGATGGGCATGGGTGGAATGGGCGGGATGGGCGGGATGGGCGGTATGCCGGATCTTCAGCTCCATGGACCCCAAGCAGCTGGAAGCGCTGGCGCGCCAGGCTGAAGCCGCCGGTATCAAGCCACCACCGGGCCTTGGTGGCATGGCAGGTGGAATGGGTGGCGGACTTCCCGGCCTGGGTGGTGGAAAATTGCCCGGTCTTGGTGGAGGCTTTCCCGGCCTTCCCGGTCTCCCAAAGAAGAAGTGAGGATAGCTGCCGATGTCCCTTCCCGTGTTTGATACCGCCATCAGACAGCAACTTGCCGGTTACCGCCAGTCGATTGACAATATCGACGCAGCACTGGTGCATATGCTGGCCGAACGCTTCCGCTGCACACAGGCAGTGGGCGTGCTGAAAGCCAAATACGACCTTCCGGCCGCCGATCCGGCGCGGGAGGAATATCAAATCGAACGTTTGCGGCAGCTTGCCAAGGACGCCCAACTCGACCCGGATTTTGCCGAGACTTTCCTGAATTTCATCATCAAGGAAGTTATCCGGCATCATGAAGCCATTGCGGCTGAACATAGCAGTCAAACGGAACAGACCGCCTGACGGCGGCCTCAACAACATACCGGACGCAACAGACCGCGCCGGTTAAAAACCAAGGAGTATACCCATGTCCCTCAAGATTCGTCTCGCCCGCGGCGGCTCCAAGAAGCGTCCTTACTACCAGATCGTTATCGCCGATGCGCGCAGCCCACGCGATGGCCGTTTCCTGGAAAAGGTTGGTTCCTGGAACCCAATGCTCGGCAAGGACAATGAAAAGCGCGTTGAACTGAACGCTGACCGTATCAAGGAATGGATTGCCAAGGGCGCACAGCCGACCGACCGCGTTCTGAAGTTCCTTGCAGAAGCTGGCCTGGCTGAACGCGCTGCACGCAGCAACCCTGAAAAGGCAAAGCCCGGCAAGCGCGCTGTTGAGCGTCTGGCTGAAAAGAAGCAGAAGGCTGATGCCCTGGCTGCTGCTACTGCCGAAGCCGCTGAATAATCGGTTTGAAATGATTTGACCGACGGGCGGCATGGTTTCATGTCGCCCGTTTGTCGTTTATCCTTCGTCCGCTTCTACCCAATTTCAAACAGCCCCCGACTGTCGCCAAGGACCTTCATCCGCCATGACCAAGCTTGAAAATCCCGTGCTGATGGCCGTTATCGGTGCCGCCCAGGGCCTCCGTGGCGAAGTGCGGGTGAAGTCCTTCACCGCCGACCCGATGGCGCTGGGCGACTACGGCAAACTGCATGCCGCAGATGGCCGGGTCTTCGAGGTGCTGGATATTCGTGAGGCCAAAACCGTTGTCGTGGTGCGTTTTCGTGGCATCAATGACCGCAACGCCGCCGAAGCCCTGAACGGGCTGGAATTGTTTATCGAGCGCAGCGCCCTGCCCGATGAAGAACTTGATGATGATGAATTCTACTATGCCGACCTCGAAGGTCTGGCGGTGGTGGATGCCGAAGGCAATAGCTACGGCACCGTGACGGCGGTATTCGATTTCGGCGCAGGCGATCTGCTGGAAGTGAAAGGACCGGGCAAACGCCCCGTTCTTGTGCCATTTTCCGAGGCCGCCGTGCTGCAAATCGATCTGGAGGAAGGCAAGCTGTTGATCGATCCGGAGGCAGCAGGCCTGAAGGACGACGGGAGCGAAGAACCGTTCAGCGCCGATGGCAAGCCGAAGAGCGGCGGCCGCTGATATGACATTTCAGGCAACGGTGCTGACGCTCTACCCGGAAATGTTTCCGGGGCATCTCGGCGTGTCGCTGGCAGGCCGGGCGCTGGAACGCGGCCAATGGGCGATCGACGCAGTGCAGATCCGCGATTTTGCCAGTGACAAGCACCGCAGCGTTGATGACACGCCCGCCGGTGGCGGTGCAGGCATGGTGCTGAAACCGGATGTGCTGGCCAGAGCCATCGACAGCCTGGGAGACGACACCCTTGGCAGTGAGAGGCGCCCCCGCCTGCTGATGAGCCCACGCGGCAGGCCGCTCACCCAGAAACGGGTCCGCGAAATCGCCGGTGGTAGCGGCGTGGTGATCGTCTGCGGACGGTTTGAGGGTATCGACCAGCGGGTCATCGACGCCCGCAATCTGGAGGAAGTCTCCATAGGCGATTATATTCTCTCAGGCGGAGAGCCTGCGGCCCTGACGCTTCTGGATGCCGTGGTGCGCATCATCCCCGGCGTGATGGGCAATGACCTGTCCGGCCTGCATGAAAGCTTCGAGGGCGGATTGCTGGAACATCCGCATTATACCCGCCCGCAAGTCTTCGAGGGCCGGGAGATCCCGGCAGTGCTGACCTCGGGCAATCACCGTGCCATCGAGGCCTGGCGCCAGGAGCAATCTGAGACACTGACCCGCGAGCGGCGGCCCGATTTGCTCTCCCAGGCCTCCACCAATCTCCCCCAGGGCAATCAGCCTTTAAAAAAGTAGTAGATCGCCAACGACAGGCCAGCGGCGATCACCAGCCAGCGCAGCAATGTCTGCGGCGCGCGTTTGGCCATATGCACACCGGCATAGCCACCCAATGCCGCCGCTGGCAGCATGATGCCCGCATGCAGCCACGACACTGCGCCAGCCGTTGCAAACACCAGGATGGCAATGGCAGCAATAACGATGGCCAGCAGGTTTTTCAGCGCGTTCAGGTGGTGATAATCGCCGCCGCTGGCAAATTGCAGCGAGGCCAGCATCATGATGCCCATGCCCGCTCCGAAAAATCCGCCATAGACGGAGGTGACGCCTTGTAGCAGCAATCCGAGCAGGTTGGCGGGATGCTGCTTATCGGCCTTGCGCCTTAGCCGGGGGCCAAGCGCAAATACCAGCGTTGCCATCAGCAACAGCCAGGGCACCAGGCGGCTGAAAGTGGGATTGGAAAGGGAGATCAGGATCAACGCACCGACCAGCGAACCCACGGCTGAGATTATCGACAGCAGCGCAGCACTTTTCCAATGGGCGGCAATTTCACGCCGATAGGCGAGCGTCGAGGTGATATAGCCGGGAAACTGGATGATGGAGGAGGTCGCATTGGCCGTGACCGAGGGCAGGCCTGCCAGGGTTAGCACCCCGAAGGTCAGAAAGGTCCCGCCGCCAGCAATGGCATTGACCACCGCCGAGAAAAACCCGGCGGCAAACATCAGACTGATGATTTCGATTGACATGAATGACTCTCCCCTCGCCGTTATTGCAACAGCCCGACGCCTGCGCAAGTCAATCATCCGAGCAAAATTCTTGGGGCCAAGGGATGACAAGCCGGGCCGATTGGTATAAGGGCAGGCGCGGAAACGGGTGTTATCCCGTGAACGAGACTGAAAAGACCGAAAACAAAGAACTGCGAAACCGCTCCCGCCGCAAGGCGTCATCCCGAGGCTATGACCCAGGGATGAGGGATGAGCGCTCTGGCTGTTTCAGAAGAACTTGAAAAGGTTAAACCGATGAACATCATTCAGCAGCTGGAAGCCGAACAGGCCGCCAAGATCGAAGCCAAGCGCACCCTGCCGGAATTTTCTCCTGGCGATACGCTGCGCGTCAACGTCCGCGTGACGGAAGGCAATCGTACCCGCGTACAGGCCTATGAAGGCGTTTGCATTGCCCGCTCCGGCGGCAGCATCAACGAAAGCTTCACCGTTCGCAAGATTTCCTACGGCGAAGGCGTCGAGCGCGTTTTCCCGGTCTATTCGCCGCTGGTTGAAAGCGTCGAAGTGGTTCGCCGCGGTAAGGTCCGTCGCGCCAAGCTCTACTACCTGCGCGACCGTCGCGGCAAATCCGCTCGTATCGTTGAAAACACCGGCACCCGCGCCCGCAAGCTGAACGATTCCGAGCGCGCAGCACTTGCCGAGGAAAAGGCCCGCCTGGAAGCTGAAAAGGTTGCAGCAGCACAGGCTCTCGCCGCTGAAAAGGCCGCAGCAGAAGCCGCCGAAAAGGCTGCCGCCGCTGAAGCCGAAGCTGCAAAGGCTGCCGAAGGTTCGGCTGAATAAGTCTGTCATAGTCTTTCTGAAAAAGGCGGTCTTCGGACCGCCTTTTTTATTTGTTACCTGCACTTCAGCACAGACACAGAGCTCAGAGACAACCCTGCGGCCACGCGACGCAGGGTTGTTTCCAGATATTGATCTTGAAACGTTGCGACCTCCCCCTTACAGCTGATCAGGCAGTGGCGGTTCGGCAAGAACCGGCACGATCAAGGGAAAGCGGATGCGCGCAGGGCAGATGACATGGCGAATGGCGGTGCACGTCTGGTGCATGATCGCTGTTGTCGCCATTGGCTTTGCCCATAAAACCCCTCAGGCCTTGGCAGCGCCGCAAATCCCGACGGAATTTGCCGCCTATACCCTGCCGGATGGTTCGCTACCGGTCCTGTGCATCTCCAGTTCAACCGCTTTTGTACCTGAAGATCACGGCAAAACGCACGGGCATCTATCCCAAAGCGGCTGCGAAGCTTGCCGTATCGGCGCCTCCATCCTCTTGCCCATGCCTGCGGATACGATTGGCGTGGCGGCTAGAGCCAGTCTTGAAACGGCAAGTCCGCCTGTTCAAGCACCTGACATCGTGAGGCTCTTTCCCCCCAATAGCGCGCCCCGCGCCCCACCCCTTGGCTGATATCTGATCCGGCCATGCCGCTCTTGCGCGCTGCCTCTCTTGCAGCGGAGCGAGGAACGCCTGGCCATCGCCGGTAGCAGGATTTGGTCGAACAGGGTTCTTCCTTCGGCTAACGCTCTGCTCCATCAGATTTCACGCCCATGGCCTGTGCCGTCGTGCCGGATCTCATGCCTTTGCATGTCCGCCCGTCGCATGTTCAGCAATCCAGCCATCGGGCACCCTTCCAAGGTTTCAACCATGTCCACCATTACCTCTCTGCCGGTCGAAGAGCCGGTAGCAGCCTCAACCAGAGGATTTTATTTTGCCGCCTGGCGCTGGCATTTCTATGCCGGGCTCTACGTCGCCCCTTTCCTGATCGTGCTGGCTGTCACCGGACTGATCATGATGTGGAGCGCCACCCTGGTCGGGCGCGACGGCGAAAAGGCTTTCACCGTCACCCCCACATCTGCCCAGACGCTTGTGTCGCAACAGGCGGACGCTGCACTGTCCGCCGTTCCAGGCGGGGTTATCGCTCAATATATCGCGCCAGCCACACCAGAAAGTGTCGCGGCTTTCCGGGTCAACCGGGGCCAAGAGTCGATGATGGTCGCCGTCAATCCCTATGACGCGCAGGTGCTGGGCCAGTGGAGCCGCCGCAGCGGGCTCTACGACCTGGCCGACAACATTCACAGCGACCTGCTGATCGGCACGCTCGGCGACCGGCTGATTGAAATCGCCGCCGGATTCGGCGTGGTGCTGGTCATCACCGGGCTTTACATGTGGTGGCCCCGCCAGGGCGAGAGCTATTTGCGACTGCTCATTCCGAGCTTTGCCGAAAAGGGTCGCCAGCTCTGGAAATCTCTGCACCGCACCATCGGCTTTTACGCCTCGATCCTGCTTCTGGTCTTTCTGGTTTCAGGCTTGAGCTGGGCGGGCGTCTGGGGCGAAAAATTCACCCAGGCCTGGAGCACCTTCCCGATTGGCAAATGGAGCGATGCCCCGCTGTCCGACGCCACCCATGCCGCCATGAACCATGGCAGTATCAAGGATGTACCCTGGACATTGGAACAGGCACCGATGCCGATGTCCGGATCTCATGCCGGTCACGCCGGACTGCCGGATGGAGAGGTCGTCACGCTGGACAATGTTATTGCCTATGCCCGGGCCATCGGTTTCGATAATCGCTTTCAGTTGAATTTTCCCAAGGATGAAAGCGGTGTCTGGAGTATTTCCCGCGACACGATGAGCAATGACAGCACCGATCCCCGCTCCGACCGGACCGTCCATATCGATCGCTACAGTGGCAAGGTCCTGGCCGATATCAAATATGAAAACTACGGTCTCGCCGGCAAGACGATGGCGCTCGGCGTTTCCTTTCACATGGGCACAATCGGTCTGTGGAACCTGATCCTCGTCACCGTCTACTGCCTCGCGGTGATCTTTCTCAGCGTCAGCGGCATCGCCATGTGGTGGATACGCCGACCGAAAGGCGCATCACGGCTGATGGCGCCCGCCTATCCCACCGACATGCGTCTTTGGAAAACTGGGGCCATCGTCATGCTGCTCACCTCCCTGCTGTTTCCCCTGACCGGCGCGGCGCTGCTGGCTGTACTCCTGATCGATATGGTGCTGATCCGCCGGATCAGGCCGTTGAAAAGGGCATTGAGCTAAACCGATACTCAAAGGGCGGCGCATCGAAAGCCGCCAGCAATCCCTCTCAGCCAAAACCAAAGGACATGATCATGACTGTCACATCCAAAACACTGGCCACATTTGCACTCTTCGGCGCCCTGGCCCTGACTGGCCAAGCCTTCGCCCATGCTCATCTGGCCAGCGTCGCCCCGGCGGACAAGGCGACCATTGCCAGCGCTCCGAAAACCATCGACCTCAGCTTCACTGAAGGGCTTGAGCCGAAATTTTCCGGTGTCGATATCACCGGGCCGCAACAGCAGAAAATCAAGACCGGTGAAGCCGTGGTCAGCAAGGACGGCAAGGGTCTGAGTGTTCCGCTCAGTGAGCCGCTTGCTCCTGGCGCCTATAGTGTCGAATGGCATGTTCTGTCGGTCGATGGTCATAAGTCCAACGGTACGACCAGCTTCACCATCAAGCCGTGACACCCGAACAGGCCAACATCCTCTGCCGCCTGGTGTTCGACGCCTGCGCGCTCTTCCTCTGGGGCGCGCATGGCTTTCTGTTGCTTGCCGTCGCCAAGGATCTTGCCAAGCATATCGAGCACCGTCTGGCCAGATTTTACCATCTCGCGCTCGCGCTCATGGTGATTGCCGGCATCGGCAAGATCGCCGCCCAGGCAGCCTTGCTCGGTGATGGCTGGCAAACGGTGACGCTGGCTCTGGTCGCCGACCTGCTCCAGGCCACGCAAAGCGGAGCGGCGCTCGGGCTACAGGCAGGGCTCACTGGCGCGCTCCTGCTGGTCTATTGCCTCTTTCGCCGTCATCGCGGCATCGCCGTAACGCTGTTTGGCGCCTTGGTCTTGATCAGCCTCAGCCTCAGTGGTCATGCAATTGCCGAGACGGGTGCGACCGGCCTTCTGCATCGCGCCAATCACAGCCTGCATCTTCTGGCTGCCAGCCTCTGGCTCGGAGCCTTGCCACCGGTCGTGCTATTGCTACAGGCCATGCAGGATGAACGCGCACGGCCGCCGGCACTGGCGGCACTGATGCGATTTTCCACCATAGGCCATATCGCCGTCGCCCTGACCCTGATCAGTGGCGCACTCAACGCCTGGCTGATCATCGGGGCCCATGCTGTCGATATCAGCATGCCCTATCAGAAATTGCTGCTCGTCAAGATCGGTACCGTTGCCGCCATGGTGATGATCGCCATCATCAACCGCTACGTCTTCGTACCGCGCATGCATCACAGCCCGGCAGGCGCGATCCGCGCTATCCGTATCGGAACGCTGGCGGAATGTGGGCTGGGTCTTGCCGCTGTCGCACTGGTCTCCGCCTTCGGCACGATGCAGCCGGGATGAAGGGCTGTTCGGGCCTCAAGTCCCTTGAAATGGAGGGATCATGTGTGACAGTGTTCGCTCGCCACATGGTCCAGGAGTTATTTTCATGTCTTTGCGCCGCACCGTTCTCGCCGGTCTTTCGGCTCTTTTGCTTGCCCCCTTTGCCGCCTTTGCTGCGGATCTGCCGGATCTCGGCGGCAAGACGGTGATCGTCGTGACCGAAAACGCCTATCCGCCGATACAATTTGTCGATCCGAAGAGCGGCAAAGCCATCGGCTGGGAATATGACGCCATGAACGAGATCGCCAAGCGGTTGAATTTCAAGGTTGAATATCAGAACACCTCCTGGGACGCGATGATCCAGGCGGTGTCCGACGGACAATACAACATTGGCATGACCGGCATCACCATCAAGGAAGACCGCAAGGAGAAGGTCGATTTCTCCGATCCCTATATGCGCTCGCAGCAATTGATGCTGGTGCGCGGCGATGAGGCCCGTTTTACCGATGCCAAGAGCTTCAAGGCCCTCGACAAAGGCTTGATCGGCGCGCAGCCCGGCACAAGCCCGTTCTACACCGCTGTCTACGAAGTGCTTGATGGTAACGAACAGAACCCGCGTATCAAACTGTTTGAAACCTTCGGCGCAACCGTGCAGGCCTTGAAAACCGGCGATGTTGATCTGGTTCTGACCGACAGCACTGCGGGCAAGGGCTATGTCGATGCCTCCAACGGAGCCCTGAAAATCATCGGCGAACCGCTGGGGACAGAGGATTTCGGCTTCATTTTTCCAAAGGGTTCGGATCTGGTCAAGCCGGTCAATGCCGCCATCGCGGCCCTGAAGGCCGATGGCACGTTCGACGCCCTGAACAAGAAATGGTTCCTCGATTACAAGCTGGGTGATTGACGGCCAGGCAGTTTTCCATGGCCTTCCAGACCCTTCCGAACGGTAGCAAGCAGGATTTTGCCTGGTGGCTGGTGGCGCTTGGCCTTCTGGCGCTGGCGCTGGCCATCACCATCGCCGTCAACGATCTCTATACCCAGGTGTTCGAAACCGTCTCCCGCGGTATCGGCGTCACCGTTTTCGTCACGCTGACCGGTTTTGCGCTCGCCTCCATGCTTGGCCTCTTGATCGCGCTGGCGGGCATGGCCGATAGCATCGTGCTGCGCCAGGCCGCCCGGTTTTATATCGAGATCGTCAGGGGCATTCCGGTCCTGGTCCTGCTGTTTTACGTGGCCTTCGTCGGCGCACCCGGCTTCGTTGCCCTCTATAATACCCTCACCGCCCCGCTTGTTTCCTCCGGCTGGCTTGAACCGCTTCAGGTGCGCGATGTCTCGCTGATGTGGCGGGCGATTTTTGCGCTTTGCATCGGCTATTCGGCCTTTATCGCCGAAATCTTCAGGGCCGGTATCGAATCCATCGACAAGGGGCAGATCGAGGCGGCCAAATCGCTGGGGCTGAACCGGGCGCAACGGTTTCGCCTGGTGATTCTACCCCAGGCCATCCGAGTTATTTTCCCGCCGCTCTCCAATGATTTCGTTGCCATGGTCAAGGATTCGTCACTGGTCTCGGTGCTGGGCGTCGCCGATATCAGCCAGGCGGGAAAGATCTATGCCTCCGGGTCCTTCCGGTTTTTCGAGACCTATTCCATCGTCGCCTATATTTATCTGATCCTCACCATCGGCCTGTCACTCATTCTGCGGCGGGTGGAAAAGCGCATGCGGTCCCGCGATGGCCAGAGAACCTAAACGTCGCCAATCACCGCCCGATACCGGCAATACTCCTCGGCAAGACCAGGTCTAAGGCTATCGGCCACCGGCAG
It encodes the following:
- a CDS encoding amino acid ABC transporter permease is translated as MAFQTLPNGSKQDFAWWLVALGLLALALAITIAVNDLYTQVFETVSRGIGVTVFVTLTGFALASMLGLLIALAGMADSIVLRQAARFYIEIVRGIPVLVLLFYVAFVGAPGFVALYNTLTAPLVSSGWLEPLQVRDVSLMWRAIFALCIGYSAFIAEIFRAGIESIDKGQIEAAKSLGLNRAQRFRLVILPQAIRVIFPPLSNDFVAMVKDSSLVSVLGVADISQAGKIYASGSFRFFETYSIVAYIYLILTIGLSLILRRVEKRMRSRDGQRT
- the copC gene encoding copper homeostasis periplasmic binding protein CopC, whose translation is MIMTVTSKTLATFALFGALALTGQAFAHAHLASVAPADKATIASAPKTIDLSFTEGLEPKFSGVDITGPQQQKIKTGEAVVSKDGKGLSVPLSEPLAPGAYSVEWHVLSVDGHKSNGTTSFTIKP
- the copD gene encoding copper homeostasis membrane protein CopD; amino-acid sequence: MTPEQANILCRLVFDACALFLWGAHGFLLLAVAKDLAKHIEHRLARFYHLALALMVIAGIGKIAAQAALLGDGWQTVTLALVADLLQATQSGAALGLQAGLTGALLLVYCLFRRHRGIAVTLFGALVLISLSLSGHAIAETGATGLLHRANHSLHLLAASLWLGALPPVVLLLQAMQDERARPPALAALMRFSTIGHIAVALTLISGALNAWLIIGAHAVDISMPYQKLLLVKIGTVAAMVMIAIINRYVFVPRMHHSPAGAIRAIRIGTLAECGLGLAAVALVSAFGTMQPG
- the rplS gene encoding 50S ribosomal protein L19; protein product: MNIIQQLEAEQAAKIEAKRTLPEFSPGDTLRVNVRVTEGNRTRVQAYEGVCIARSGGSINESFTVRKISYGEGVERVFPVYSPLVESVEVVRRGKVRRAKLYYLRDRRGKSARIVENTGTRARKLNDSERAALAEEKARLEAEKVAAAQALAAEKAAAEAAEKAAAAEAEAAKAAEGSAE
- a CDS encoding chorismate mutase produces the protein MSLPVFDTAIRQQLAGYRQSIDNIDAALVHMLAERFRCTQAVGVLKAKYDLPAADPAREEYQIERLRQLAKDAQLDPDFAETFLNFIIKEVIRHHEAIAAEHSSQTEQTA
- the rimM gene encoding ribosome maturation factor RimM (Essential for efficient processing of 16S rRNA) translates to MTKLENPVLMAVIGAAQGLRGEVRVKSFTADPMALGDYGKLHAADGRVFEVLDIREAKTVVVVRFRGINDRNAAEALNGLELFIERSALPDEELDDDEFYYADLEGLAVVDAEGNSYGTVTAVFDFGAGDLLEVKGPGKRPVLVPFSEAAVLQIDLEEGKLLIDPEAAGLKDDGSEEPFSADGKPKSGGR
- a CDS encoding PepSY-associated TM helix domain-containing protein yields the protein MSTITSLPVEEPVAASTRGFYFAAWRWHFYAGLYVAPFLIVLAVTGLIMMWSATLVGRDGEKAFTVTPTSAQTLVSQQADAALSAVPGGVIAQYIAPATPESVAAFRVNRGQESMMVAVNPYDAQVLGQWSRRSGLYDLADNIHSDLLIGTLGDRLIEIAAGFGVVLVITGLYMWWPRQGESYLRLLIPSFAEKGRQLWKSLHRTIGFYASILLLVFLVSGLSWAGVWGEKFTQAWSTFPIGKWSDAPLSDATHAAMNHGSIKDVPWTLEQAPMPMSGSHAGHAGLPDGEVVTLDNVIAYARAIGFDNRFQLNFPKDESGVWSISRDTMSNDSTDPRSDRTVHIDRYSGKVLADIKYENYGLAGKTMALGVSFHMGTIGLWNLILVTVYCLAVIFLSVSGIAMWWIRRPKGASRLMAPAYPTDMRLWKTGAIVMLLTSLLFPLTGAALLAVLLIDMVLIRRIRPLKRALS
- the rpsP gene encoding 30S ribosomal protein S16, producing the protein MSLKIRLARGGSKKRPYYQIVIADARSPRDGRFLEKVGSWNPMLGKDNEKRVELNADRIKEWIAKGAQPTDRVLKFLAEAGLAERAARSNPEKAKPGKRAVERLAEKKQKADALAAATAEAAE
- a CDS encoding sulfite exporter TauE/SafE family protein, which encodes MSIEIISLMFAAGFFSAVVNAIAGGGTFLTFGVLTLAGLPSVTANATSSIIQFPGYITSTLAYRREIAAHWKSAALLSIISAVGSLVGALILISLSNPTFSRLVPWLLLMATLVFALGPRLRRKADKQHPANLLGLLLQGVTSVYGGFFGAGMGIMMLASLQFASGGDYHHLNALKNLLAIVIAAIAILVFATAGAVSWLHAGIMLPAAALGGYAGVHMAKRAPQTLLRWLVIAAGLSLAIYYFFKG
- the trmD gene encoding tRNA (guanosine(37)-N1)-methyltransferase TrmD, whose translation is MTFQATVLTLYPEMFPGHLGVSLAGRALERGQWAIDAVQIRDFASDKHRSVDDTPAGGGAGMVLKPDVLARAIDSLGDDTLGSERRPRLLMSPRGRPLTQKRVREIAGGSGVVIVCGRFEGIDQRVIDARNLEEVSIGDYILSGGEPAALTLLDAVVRIIPGVMGNDLSGLHESFEGGLLEHPHYTRPQVFEGREIPAVLTSGNHRAIEAWRQEQSETLTRERRPDLLSQASTNLPQGNQPLKK
- a CDS encoding transporter substrate-binding domain-containing protein; translation: MSLRRTVLAGLSALLLAPFAAFAADLPDLGGKTVIVVTENAYPPIQFVDPKSGKAIGWEYDAMNEIAKRLNFKVEYQNTSWDAMIQAVSDGQYNIGMTGITIKEDRKEKVDFSDPYMRSQQLMLVRGDEARFTDAKSFKALDKGLIGAQPGTSPFYTAVYEVLDGNEQNPRIKLFETFGATVQALKTGDVDLVLTDSTAGKGYVDASNGALKIIGEPLGTEDFGFIFPKGSDLVKPVNAAIAALKADGTFDALNKKWFLDYKLGD